A window of Dorea formicigenerans contains these coding sequences:
- a CDS encoding DUF3794 and LysM peptidoglycan-binding domain-containing protein, with product MNCEKKMLNIYRQGKTFTDQFYVDEDYNVPDTKADIREIIESDAVMEEIDLKLVENYIRITGRLAFQVLYVADNSDNTLSSLEGKIPFEEMYYVDETLEETLFLKAAQTELTVNLIHSRKINVKAMAEVTMSSDSQVSEEVTTGIESGEQIYTKYQEKQILTLHTVKKDTYRIKEQLTISGTKESIGNILWKEVLSRRLDTRLEADTLKLQGELLVFCLYESVDGKTDWICENVPYEGQVECFGAEEGMYHQIYPILTDALLEPAMDEDGEMRLLGIEATLSMRFFLCTEEKIQILDDLYSLKTCCVPAYTQCKVENVLMQNHSKCKIAERLSLPEIKDDILQICYSDARIQVEQMTVQDTGIQIEGVLHIRFMYVRPDDQIPFALWQGMIPFSWLLESNEVQADMTLDMMPSLEQLGISLLGNGEIEVKAVLAFRSFLRGKVTFRNIDSVEEKEIDYKVLEQRPGIIGYIVKEGDELWNLAKYYGTTKEGIMDINHMESEQLKCGDKLLIFKENASIL from the coding sequence GTGAATTGTGAAAAAAAGATGCTGAATATTTACCGACAGGGGAAAACTTTTACGGACCAGTTCTATGTAGATGAGGATTATAATGTGCCAGACACGAAAGCTGATATCCGGGAGATTATAGAGAGCGATGCGGTTATGGAGGAAATCGACCTGAAGCTTGTGGAGAATTATATCCGGATCACCGGGCGGCTTGCTTTTCAAGTTTTATATGTTGCAGATAACAGTGACAATACCTTATCTTCTCTGGAAGGGAAAATTCCCTTTGAGGAAATGTATTATGTAGACGAGACTTTGGAAGAAACGTTATTTTTGAAAGCAGCGCAGACAGAGCTGACTGTCAATCTGATCCATTCCCGGAAAATCAATGTGAAAGCGATGGCGGAAGTAACCATGAGTTCGGACAGTCAGGTAAGTGAAGAAGTGACGACCGGGATTGAGAGTGGGGAGCAGATTTATACAAAATACCAGGAGAAGCAGATCCTGACTCTTCACACTGTGAAAAAAGATACATACCGCATCAAAGAGCAGCTGACAATCTCCGGAACAAAAGAAAGTATCGGAAACATTTTGTGGAAAGAAGTACTCAGCCGCCGTCTGGACACAAGGCTGGAGGCAGATACATTAAAACTTCAGGGAGAACTTCTTGTGTTTTGTCTTTATGAATCAGTGGATGGAAAGACAGACTGGATCTGTGAAAATGTTCCGTATGAGGGACAGGTAGAGTGCTTTGGTGCAGAGGAAGGTATGTACCATCAGATTTATCCGATTCTTACAGATGCACTTTTAGAGCCAGCTATGGACGAGGACGGAGAAATGCGTCTGCTTGGCATTGAGGCAACCCTTTCTATGCGGTTCTTTTTGTGCACGGAGGAAAAGATACAGATATTAGACGATTTATATTCACTGAAAACATGTTGTGTTCCAGCGTATACGCAGTGCAAGGTGGAAAATGTTCTGATGCAGAATCATTCCAAATGTAAAATCGCAGAGCGGTTGTCACTGCCTGAGATTAAAGATGACATTTTACAGATCTGCTATAGTGATGCGAGAATTCAAGTCGAGCAGATGACGGTTCAAGACACAGGTATTCAGATAGAAGGAGTACTCCATATCCGTTTTATGTATGTCAGACCGGACGATCAGATACCATTTGCTCTGTGGCAGGGGATGATACCATTTTCCTGGCTGTTGGAAAGCAATGAAGTCCAAGCGGATATGACATTGGATATGATGCCGTCTCTGGAACAGCTTGGCATCAGTCTCCTTGGAAATGGAGAGATAGAAGTAAAGGCGGTGCTGGCATTTCGGAGTTTCCTTCGTGGGAAAGTGACATTTCGTAACATAGATTCAGTAGAAGAGAAAGAGATAGATTATAAAGTGTTGGAACAAAGACCGGGAATCATTGGATATATCGTAAAAGAAGGCGATGAACTGTGGAATCTGGCGAAATACTACGGCACGACAAAGGAAGGGATCATGGACATCAATCATATGGAGTCGGAACAGTTGAAATGTGGCGACAAACTATTGATTTTTAAGGAAAATGCCAGTATACTGTAG
- the ispE gene encoding 4-(cytidine 5'-diphospho)-2-C-methyl-D-erythritol kinase, which yields MDKMELKALGKINLGLDVLGRRENGYHDVRMVMQTVYLYDQIVITKTKQPGVKAETNLFYLPVDENNLACRAAKMLIDEFNITEGVHISMDKKIPVSAGMAGGSADAAAVLFGINKMFGLGLSMTELEERGVKLGADVPYCLMRGTVLAEGIGEKLTPLLACPKCFVLLAKPPISVSTKMVYEKLDALEITEHPDIDGILNGLARKNIHKVAECMGNVLEQVTIPVYPVIEQIKNVMKEGGAMNAMMSGSGPTVFGLFEDRQSARRAAQKIKEQKLAKQVYVTSIHQARRK from the coding sequence ATGGATAAAATGGAATTAAAGGCACTTGGAAAGATCAATCTTGGATTGGATGTGCTTGGTCGCAGGGAGAACGGATATCACGATGTTCGTATGGTTATGCAGACAGTATATCTGTATGATCAGATCGTGATAACGAAGACAAAGCAGCCGGGAGTAAAGGCAGAGACGAATCTTTTTTATCTTCCGGTAGATGAGAATAATCTTGCATGCCGGGCAGCAAAGATGCTGATCGATGAGTTTAACATTACCGAAGGAGTGCACATTTCCATGGACAAGAAAATTCCGGTATCAGCAGGTATGGCCGGCGGAAGCGCAGATGCGGCAGCAGTTCTTTTTGGAATCAATAAGATGTTCGGACTGGGACTTAGCATGACTGAGCTTGAAGAACGGGGGGTAAAGCTTGGCGCAGATGTACCATACTGTCTGATGCGTGGGACAGTTCTGGCAGAGGGAATCGGCGAGAAGCTGACACCTCTTTTGGCCTGTCCAAAGTGTTTTGTGCTGCTGGCAAAACCACCGATCAGTGTATCGACGAAGATGGTCTATGAAAAACTGGATGCATTGGAAATTACAGAACACCCGGATATCGATGGTATTTTAAACGGACTTGCGAGAAAGAATATCCATAAGGTGGCAGAGTGTATGGGAAATGTACTGGAGCAGGTGACGATTCCTGTCTATCCGGTCATTGAACAGATCAAAAATGTCATGAAAGAAGGCGGAGCCATGAACGCTATGATGAGCGGAAGTGGTCCGACCGTATTTGGCTTATTTGAAGACAGACAGTCAGCGAGACGTGCGGCACAGAAGATAAAGGAACAGAAACTGGCAAAACAGGTATATGTAACGAGTATACACCAGGCAAGGAGGAAGTAG
- a CDS encoding protease complex subunit PrcB family protein, which produces MNRKHFYIIAGIFILALAGCSIKKEDTKKIQDIEFTVVAPEDVPEELKEDIEKARDTPFRLTYADQGYLYMARGYGEKEKTGYSVEVNACYETSDAIRIQTTLLGPAKGEKTKEKKTYPYVVMKTEYREKDVIFE; this is translated from the coding sequence ATGAATCGAAAACATTTCTACATAATTGCAGGGATTTTTATTCTGGCACTGGCTGGGTGCAGTATTAAAAAGGAAGATACAAAAAAGATACAGGATATTGAATTTACGGTAGTAGCACCAGAAGACGTACCAGAGGAACTGAAAGAAGATATCGAAAAGGCGCGGGATACCCCATTTCGTCTGACTTATGCAGATCAGGGGTATCTTTACATGGCGCGAGGGTATGGAGAAAAAGAAAAAACAGGGTACAGTGTAGAGGTCAACGCATGCTACGAAACATCAGATGCTATCAGAATCCAGACAACACTTCTCGGTCCGGCAAAGGGCGAGAAGACAAAAGAAAAGAAGACATATCCGTATGTGGTGATGAAAACAGAATATAGAGAGAAAGATGTGATATTTGAGTAA
- a CDS encoding stage II sporulation protein R — MRKLWDLLRNKIGTKHLICGILGICIAVGWMWSFTAWRVALVDKKICETQRGIADEVFRFHVLANSDSEKDQRVKLKVRDAVIAYMTSEMPGTTNQMDHAVTMDQAEQMNPGIHKNSAQATKKWAESHLNDLILVADEVLEREGMDYQADAHVTKCCFPEKKYGDMTFPQGEYEALRITLGEAAGHNWWCVLYPNLCFLDKTCAVVSDEGKEDLKGVLTDEEYQLLTDNKELKVKWFFFGD, encoded by the coding sequence ATGCGAAAGTTATGGGATCTGTTGAGAAATAAAATCGGGACAAAGCATCTGATTTGTGGTATACTTGGTATTTGTATAGCAGTTGGATGGATGTGGAGTTTTACTGCATGGCGCGTGGCTTTGGTGGATAAGAAAATCTGCGAGACGCAGCGGGGGATTGCAGATGAAGTCTTTCGTTTTCATGTGCTGGCCAACAGTGACAGTGAAAAAGACCAGCGGGTGAAGCTAAAAGTCCGGGACGCAGTGATTGCCTATATGACATCTGAGATGCCAGGTACCACAAACCAGATGGATCACGCAGTGACAATGGATCAGGCGGAGCAGATGAATCCAGGCATTCATAAAAATTCTGCACAGGCAACGAAGAAATGGGCAGAGTCTCACTTAAATGATCTGATCCTGGTGGCTGACGAGGTGCTTGAACGGGAAGGCATGGATTATCAGGCAGATGCGCACGTGACGAAGTGCTGCTTCCCAGAAAAAAAATACGGAGATATGACATTTCCACAAGGCGAGTATGAGGCGCTGAGGATCACATTGGGTGAGGCGGCCGGACATAACTGGTGGTGTGTGTTATATCCAAATCTCTGTTTTCTGGACAAGACTTGTGCGGTGGTGAGTGATGAAGGGAAAGAAGACCTTAAAGGGGTGCTTACTGATGAGGAATATCAACTGCTTACGGATAATAAAGAACTTAAGGTGAAATGGTTTTTCTTCGGAGATTAG
- the malQ gene encoding 4-alpha-glucanotransferase, with translation MINNERLSGILLHPTSLPSPYGIGDLGDEAYAFIDFLARAGQHLWQVLPLTHTGFGDSPYQSFSAFAGQPLLIDPRHLIRLGLIGGWELTDCPIADPSHVDYGQVIPWKEKVLALAYSRFPQKRHEIPGMDQSFQEFYESNRYWLDDYALFMACKKLHHGADWLHWPDEYRCPTLEFKAGLFKSMHEDIEYYRFIQFLFFDEWKRIKKYANDHGIRIIGDIPIFVSMDSADVWANQHLFQLDSKGYPTRVAGVPPDYFSATGQLWGNPLYNWEAHEAEHFSWWISRIRAQLHNLDILRVDHFRGFEAFWSIPYGEPTAVNGEWVKAPGHALFSAVRDAFEGDLPIIAEDLGVITPEVEALRDEFGFPGMKVLQFAFDSLDEGSYLPHRYTSPVCVCYTGTHDNDTTRSWYQTLRPECRDKVRRYTHCSNDTHFPLDLIRTALASVAAYAIFPLQDVLCVGAEGRMNTPGIGAGNWSWRYQQSALKGELADELRGMTILYGRY, from the coding sequence ATGATAAATAACGAACGCTTATCCGGCATTTTGCTTCACCCGACTTCTCTGCCTTCCCCTTACGGGATTGGGGATCTTGGAGATGAAGCATATGCCTTTATCGATTTTCTGGCACGGGCAGGTCAACATCTCTGGCAGGTACTGCCACTGACCCACACAGGTTTCGGAGACTCTCCGTACCAGAGTTTTTCTGCTTTTGCAGGTCAGCCTCTTCTCATTGATCCAAGACATTTGATCCGTCTTGGACTGATCGGTGGCTGGGAACTTACCGATTGCCCGATTGCAGACCCAAGTCACGTAGATTATGGACAGGTCATTCCGTGGAAGGAGAAAGTTCTGGCCCTTGCCTACAGCCGTTTTCCACAGAAACGCCATGAAATCCCAGGCATGGACCAGTCTTTCCAGGAATTTTATGAAAGCAACCGCTACTGGCTGGATGACTATGCTTTGTTTATGGCATGTAAGAAATTACACCATGGCGCTGACTGGCTCCACTGGCCGGATGAATACCGGTGTCCGACTTTGGAATTCAAAGCCGGCCTTTTTAAATCCATGCACGAAGATATAGAATACTATCGTTTCATTCAATTCTTATTCTTTGACGAGTGGAAACGAATCAAAAAATATGCAAATGACCACGGTATCCGCATCATCGGTGATATCCCGATTTTTGTATCTATGGACAGCGCCGATGTGTGGGCGAACCAGCATCTGTTCCAACTGGACTCCAAAGGGTATCCGACTCGCGTAGCCGGAGTACCGCCGGATTATTTTTCAGCCACCGGACAGTTATGGGGTAATCCATTGTACAACTGGGAAGCTCATGAGGCGGAACATTTTTCCTGGTGGATATCCCGTATCCGTGCACAGCTCCACAACCTGGATATTCTGCGTGTAGATCACTTCCGCGGATTTGAAGCTTTCTGGTCCATTCCTTACGGCGAACCGACCGCTGTGAATGGCGAATGGGTAAAGGCTCCGGGCCATGCATTATTTTCCGCAGTCCGTGATGCTTTTGAGGGAGACCTTCCAATTATTGCAGAAGATCTGGGCGTTATCACCCCGGAAGTGGAAGCTCTGCGAGATGAATTTGGATTCCCGGGCATGAAGGTTCTGCAGTTTGCATTTGACTCTCTGGATGAAGGAAGCTACCTGCCACACCGCTACACTTCTCCAGTATGCGTATGTTATACCGGAACTCATGATAACGACACGACTCGCAGCTGGTATCAGACACTGCGCCCGGAATGCCGCGACAAAGTACGCCGCTACACACACTGCAGCAATGATACACATTTCCCATTGGATCTTATTAGAACCGCACTTGCAAGTGTTGCTGCATATGCAATCTTTCCTCTTCAGGATGTTCTGTGTGTCGGTGCAGAAGGGCGCATGAACACACCAGGTATCGGCGCCGGGAACTGGAGCTGGCGATATCAGCAGTCCGCGCTCAAAGGCGAACTTGCCGATGAACTTCGTGGCATGACTATTTTATATGGAAGATATTAG
- a CDS encoding GntR family transcriptional regulator yields MEQNLKVNENEYLPLRDVVFNTLRQAILRGEFKPGERLMEIQLANKLGVSRTPIREAIRKLELEGLVIMIPRKGAEVADITEKSLRDVLEVRKALEELAVQLACEKITQEELEELEKAGENFKKVLKRSKDITEVAEADVRFHDVIYMATDNQKLIHLLNKLREQMYRYRVEYLKNPDVHEQLTQEHEEIVYHIKRREKVEATAVTCQHIDNQVSAVTDKIRTKNN; encoded by the coding sequence ATGGAGCAAAATTTGAAAGTCAATGAAAATGAATACCTTCCGCTCAGGGATGTGGTATTCAATACACTCAGACAGGCAATCCTTCGAGGAGAGTTTAAACCGGGTGAAAGATTGATGGAAATCCAGCTTGCAAATAAACTGGGTGTGAGCCGTACCCCGATCCGTGAGGCAATCCGTAAGCTGGAGTTGGAAGGTCTGGTCATTATGATTCCGAGAAAAGGTGCGGAAGTGGCGGACATTACGGAGAAAAGCCTGCGAGATGTGCTGGAAGTCAGAAAAGCACTGGAAGAACTGGCAGTGCAGCTCGCATGTGAGAAGATCACTCAGGAAGAGTTGGAAGAATTGGAAAAGGCCGGAGAGAATTTTAAAAAAGTCCTGAAAAGAAGTAAAGACATCACAGAAGTAGCAGAGGCAGATGTGCGATTCCATGATGTGATCTATATGGCAACGGATAATCAGAAACTGATTCATCTGCTGAATAAATTAAGAGAACAGATGTACCGCTATCGTGTAGAATATTTGAAGAACCCAGATGTGCACGAGCAATTGACCCAGGAACACGAAGAGATCGTGTACCATATCAAGAGAAGAGAAAAAGTAGAAGCAACAGCAGTTACATGTCAGCATATTGATAATCAGGTATCTGCGGTGACGGACAAGATCAGAACGAAGAATAATTAG
- a CDS encoding UDP-N-acetylmuramoyl-tripeptide--D-alanyl-D-alanine ligase gives MKNLTLRNITKACHGEYRGPENLLDKEVAGVTIDSRKVEKDYLFIAIDGERVNAHKFIPDTIKKGAMCVISHEDLGETDFPYILVESTGQALLDTAKLYRDSFDIKVVGITGSVGKTSTKEMIASVLSQKYCVHKTLGNFNNEWGLPITIFEMNEKHQVAVLEMGVNHFGEMRRLSSVASPDICVITNIGIAHLEFFKTREGILQEKSQMIQDMKTGGSILLNGDDDLLRDMGPVKGVDPEFFGLGKNCQFYATDVESLGLRGSSCTIHLPSGESFDCIVPLPGAHMVQNALAGTAVGYQLGLTPAEIKAGIEGLPSIPGRNNIIQTDKIIILDDCYNANPISMQASLDVLNMAIGRKVAVLGDMGELGETGKELHYETGAHAGDIGIDLVCGIGELSKELVAGASEHGCEAKWFPAKADFLAEMKHLIQPGDNILVKASHGMQFPEIVDELQKF, from the coding sequence ATGAAAAACCTTACTTTAAGAAATATTACTAAGGCCTGCCACGGAGAGTACCGGGGGCCTGAAAATCTTTTGGACAAAGAAGTTGCCGGTGTTACAATTGACAGCCGGAAAGTTGAAAAAGACTATCTGTTCATTGCCATTGACGGTGAACGCGTCAACGCTCACAAATTCATTCCAGATACCATTAAAAAAGGCGCAATGTGCGTGATTTCCCATGAAGATCTTGGCGAGACAGATTTTCCATATATCCTGGTAGAGTCTACTGGCCAGGCACTTCTTGATACTGCAAAGCTTTATCGTGATTCTTTCGATATTAAGGTTGTCGGAATCACAGGAAGTGTCGGAAAGACAAGCACAAAGGAAATGATTGCTTCTGTACTGTCTCAGAAATACTGTGTACATAAAACACTTGGAAACTTCAACAATGAATGGGGGCTTCCAATTACAATTTTTGAAATGAATGAAAAGCATCAGGTCGCTGTTCTGGAAATGGGTGTCAACCACTTTGGTGAGATGCGTCGTCTTTCCAGCGTAGCAAGCCCGGATATCTGTGTGATCACGAATATCGGTATCGCACATTTGGAATTTTTCAAGACAAGAGAAGGGATTCTTCAGGAAAAATCTCAGATGATCCAGGATATGAAGACCGGTGGTTCTATTCTTCTGAACGGAGACGATGATCTGCTCCGTGATATGGGACCGGTCAAAGGCGTAGATCCTGAATTTTTCGGTCTTGGAAAGAACTGCCAGTTCTATGCAACTGACGTAGAATCACTTGGACTTCGCGGTTCTTCCTGTACGATTCATCTTCCGTCCGGCGAAAGCTTTGACTGCATCGTTCCACTTCCTGGTGCTCACATGGTACAAAACGCTCTTGCCGGAACTGCTGTCGGCTATCAACTTGGACTTACACCAGCAGAAATCAAAGCCGGAATTGAAGGACTGCCTTCAATCCCTGGAAGAAATAATATCATTCAAACAGATAAAATCATCATCTTAGATGACTGCTATAATGCAAATCCAATTTCCATGCAGGCTTCCTTAGATGTTCTGAATATGGCAATCGGACGAAAAGTCGCTGTTCTTGGCGACATGGGCGAACTGGGCGAGACCGGAAAAGAACTCCACTACGAAACCGGTGCACATGCAGGTGATATAGGCATCGACCTTGTATGCGGAATTGGCGAGCTTTCCAAAGAGCTTGTAGCCGGAGCTTCTGAACATGGCTGCGAGGCAAAATGGTTCCCTGCAAAAGCAGACTTTCTTGCAGAGATGAAACATCTGATTCAACCAGGTGACAATATCCTTGTGAAAGCTTCACATGGTATGCAGTTCCCTGAAATCGTAGATGAATTACAAAAATTTTAG
- a CDS encoding D-alanine--D-alanine ligase family protein, which translates to MKIIVLAGGLSPERDVSLTSGAGICKTLLENGHQAYLLDLYFGLENAPANLEDVFTLPGAGLEIAKNISTKEPDLEALKKSRPDQSDCMFGPNVIELCRMADITFVALHGSVGENGKLQAAFDLLGIKYTGCNSFGCALSMNKLVTKQIYKMSGVPTPRGTHLTKYTKDLPLSELGYYLPLVVKPCENGSSIGVYICHTEEEYNNAVRESFEKNPDEELVIEPYIKGREFASAVIAGKALPLVEIIPKDGVFNYENKYQAGGAQEICPPVSIDEETQQRMMRAGEEAFAALRMDVYARADFIIDDEDGEFYSLEMNALPGMTAASLLPKAAKAAGIEYNELCERIIEESMNARYR; encoded by the coding sequence ATGAAAATTATAGTATTAGCAGGCGGCTTAAGTCCGGAGCGTGACGTCTCACTGACTTCCGGTGCCGGCATCTGCAAAACACTGTTGGAAAACGGACACCAGGCTTATCTTCTTGACCTGTACTTCGGTCTTGAAAATGCGCCTGCGAATCTGGAAGATGTATTTACTCTTCCGGGCGCAGGTCTTGAGATTGCAAAAAATATCAGCACAAAAGAACCTGACCTTGAAGCCCTTAAGAAATCTCGCCCGGATCAGTCCGACTGCATGTTTGGACCAAACGTCATTGAACTGTGCCGTATGGCAGACATTACATTTGTCGCTCTGCACGGCTCTGTCGGAGAAAACGGTAAACTTCAGGCTGCCTTTGATCTTCTTGGAATCAAATATACAGGCTGCAACTCTTTTGGCTGTGCCCTGTCTATGAACAAACTAGTAACAAAACAGATTTATAAAATGAGTGGTGTACCGACTCCTCGTGGAACACATCTGACAAAATACACAAAGGATCTTCCTTTATCTGAACTTGGATATTATCTCCCACTGGTCGTAAAACCATGTGAAAATGGTTCCAGTATCGGAGTTTACATCTGTCATACAGAAGAAGAATATAACAATGCAGTTCGTGAATCATTTGAAAAGAACCCGGATGAAGAACTGGTCATTGAGCCTTACATCAAAGGCCGTGAGTTTGCCAGTGCTGTCATTGCCGGAAAAGCACTCCCATTAGTTGAGATCATTCCGAAAGATGGTGTCTTCAACTATGAGAATAAATATCAGGCTGGCGGAGCACAGGAAATCTGTCCACCGGTATCTATTGATGAAGAAACTCAGCAGCGCATGATGCGTGCCGGAGAAGAAGCATTTGCCGCACTCCGTATGGATGTGTATGCACGTGCTGACTTTATCATTGATGACGAAGACGGCGAATTCTACAGTTTGGAAATGAATGCACTTCCAGGAATGACTGCCGCAAGTCTGCTTCCGAAGGCTGCAAAAGCCGCAGGCATCGAGTACAACGAATTATGCGAACGCATCATTGAAGAATCTATGAATGCGCGTTACAGATAA
- a CDS encoding lysophospholipid acyltransferase family protein — protein MLRFILVAIFLLLYFLLGIPVLGILWLIGKVNKRSADLAALRIVQWGFKVILKISGVEVTVIGEDRVPDEPVLYVGNHRSYFDILLTYSRCRDLTGFVAKKEMLNYPFLRTWMKRVYCLFLDRDNIREGLKTILTAIDQVKNGISVFIFPEGTRNKGEELSLLPFHAGSFKIAEKSGCPIVPVALNNTINIFEGHLPYIRKTHVVLEYCSPIYMNEMEKEDRKKIDVHCQKIIKDTIEKNHTLV, from the coding sequence ATGTTACGATTTATACTCGTTGCAATATTTTTATTGTTATATTTTCTGCTCGGGATTCCTGTACTCGGAATTCTCTGGCTTATTGGCAAAGTGAATAAACGCTCAGCCGATCTCGCAGCACTACGTATCGTTCAATGGGGATTTAAAGTGATCCTGAAAATTTCCGGTGTCGAAGTGACCGTCATCGGAGAAGACCGTGTTCCTGATGAACCGGTTCTCTACGTGGGCAACCACAGAAGTTATTTTGACATTTTGCTGACTTATTCCCGCTGCAGGGATCTGACCGGATTCGTTGCCAAAAAGGAAATGTTAAATTACCCGTTCCTTCGCACCTGGATGAAACGGGTATACTGCCTGTTTTTGGATCGCGACAATATAAGAGAAGGTCTTAAAACCATCCTAACTGCGATCGATCAGGTGAAAAATGGAATTTCTGTTTTTATTTTCCCAGAAGGGACACGCAACAAAGGAGAAGAATTAAGTCTTCTTCCATTCCATGCCGGTTCCTTTAAAATTGCAGAAAAGAGCGGATGTCCGATCGTACCTGTTGCACTGAATAACACCATTAATATTTTTGAGGGACATTTGCCATATATCAGAAAAACACACGTTGTTTTGGAGTACTGCTCCCCTATATATATGAATGAAATGGAAAAAGAAGACCGCAAGAAAATCGATGTTCACTGCCAGAAGATCATAAAGGACACGATTGAGAAAAATCATACCCTTGTATAA
- a CDS encoding nicotinate phosphoribosyltransferase has translation MNKQDLTLLTDLYELTMMQGYYKKGQHETVVFDVFYRHNPCGNGYSVCAGLDQVIDYIKNLNFTYEDVDYLRSLHIFDDDFLQYLSGFHFTGDIYAIPEGSVVFPKEPLLKVIAPIMEAQLVETTILNLINHQSLIATKTSRVVYAADGDGIMEFGLRRAQGPDAGLYGARAAMIGGCVGTSNVLAGQLFDVPVMGTHAHSWIMTFPDEYTAFKYYAELYPDNCTLLVDTYDTLKSGVPNAIRVFQEFKDAGKPLKKYGIRLDSGDLAYLSKKARKMLDEAGFPDASICASNDLDEYLLHDLKAQGAAINSWGVGTHLITSKDCPSFGGVYKLSAIKNENGEFIPKIKISENTEKITNPGNKTIYRIYEKETGKIKADLICFADETFDESQDLLLFDPLETWKKTKLTGGTYAMREMLVPIFKNGECIYTSPSVTEIAEYCKQEKDSLWDETKRLFYPHRVYVDLSQRLYDVKKALLDQAHKPE, from the coding sequence ATGAACAAACAAGATTTAACACTGCTGACTGATTTATATGAACTGACAATGATGCAGGGTTATTATAAAAAAGGTCAACATGAGACGGTTGTATTCGATGTGTTTTACCGTCACAATCCCTGCGGCAATGGTTATTCCGTCTGCGCGGGACTTGACCAGGTCATTGACTATATTAAGAACCTGAATTTCACCTACGAAGATGTGGACTACTTACGAAGTCTTCACATTTTTGATGATGATTTTCTTCAGTATTTAAGTGGTTTTCACTTTACAGGAGATATCTATGCAATTCCGGAAGGAAGCGTAGTATTCCCAAAAGAACCACTGCTTAAGGTCATTGCTCCGATCATGGAAGCTCAGCTTGTCGAGACAACTATCCTGAATCTGATCAATCACCAGTCTCTCATCGCTACTAAGACTTCCCGTGTTGTCTATGCCGCCGACGGAGACGGAATCATGGAGTTCGGACTGCGCCGTGCACAGGGACCGGATGCCGGACTTTACGGAGCACGTGCCGCTATGATCGGCGGATGTGTCGGTACGTCAAATGTACTGGCAGGTCAGCTTTTTGATGTCCCTGTTATGGGAACTCACGCACATAGCTGGATCATGACATTCCCGGACGAATACACTGCATTTAAATATTATGCAGAGCTATATCCGGACAACTGTACACTTCTGGTAGACACTTATGACACATTAAAATCTGGCGTCCCAAATGCCATCCGTGTCTTCCAGGAATTTAAAGACGCAGGAAAACCATTAAAAAAATACGGAATCCGTCTGGACAGCGGAGACCTTGCATATCTTTCCAAAAAAGCACGTAAAATGTTAGATGAAGCCGGATTCCCGGACGCTTCCATCTGCGCTTCCAATGATCTTGACGAATATCTGCTCCATGATCTGAAGGCACAGGGTGCAGCAATCAACTCCTGGGGTGTTGGTACTCATCTGATCACGTCCAAAGACTGCCCGTCATTTGGCGGTGTATACAAATTGTCTGCAATCAAGAATGAAAACGGAGAATTTATCCCGAAGATCAAGATTTCTGAAAACACAGAAAAGATCACCAATCCAGGAAATAAGACAATCTACCGTATCTATGAAAAAGAGACCGGCAAGATCAAAGCTGATCTGATCTGCTTCGCTGATGAAACATTTGACGAAAGTCAGGATCTTCTTCTCTTTGACCCGCTGGAGACATGGAAGAAAACAAAGCTTACAGGCGGCACTTATGCCATGCGTGAAATGCTTGTTCCGATCTTCAAAAACGGAGAATGTATTTACACTTCCCCTTCTGTCACGGAGATTGCAGAATATTGTAAACAGGAAAAAGACTCCCTGTGGGACGAGACAAAACGTCTCTTCTATCCACACCGGGTTTATGTAGATTTATCCCAGAGATTATATGATGTAAAGAAAGCCTTACTCGATCAGGCACACAAACCAGAATAA